In Portunus trituberculatus isolate SZX2019 chromosome 33, ASM1759143v1, whole genome shotgun sequence, the following proteins share a genomic window:
- the LOC123512204 gene encoding uncharacterized mitochondrial protein AtMg00860-like: protein MGFAATGDAFCLRGDMALQGVPNCVKVVDDTLVHDRAFLPHLHRVNTILARCWENGITLNAAKFVLAEPKVKFCEFVLSSEGINADPDKVRAITDFATPANITDLRSFMGLVNQLAEFSPDISAAAQPLRPLLSPRRTFMWTTDHDVAFRCVKAALASPPQL from the coding sequence ATGGGATTTGCAGCAACGGGTGACGCCTTCTGTCTGAGAGGAGACATGGCTCTACAAGGTGTCCCTAACTGCGTAAAGGTGGTGGATGATACTCTTGTTCACGATCGTGCGTTTTTACCACATCTCCATCGTGTTAACACTATTCTTGCCAGGTGTTGGGAGAATGGCATTACACTTAATGCTGCCAAGTTCGTTCTCGCCGAGCCCAAGGTCAAATTTTGTGAATTCGTGCTATCATCTGAAGGTATCAACGCTGATCCAGACAAAGTTCGTGCCATAACCGACTTTGCGACTCCGGCTAACATTACTGATCTTCGATCCTTCATGGGCCTTGTTAACCAGCTGGCCGAATTCTCGCCTGATATCTCTGCAGCAGCGCAGCCACTTCGACCACTGCTGAGCCCAAGACGCACGTTTATGTGGACCACTGATCATGACGTTGCCTTTCGTTGTGTGAAAGCAGCATTGGCCAGCCCACCACagctatag